ATTCCTCCATttccctgttgtgtttctaattgtTTAATCGTCTCACGCAGGTGCAGCCGTCCGGCAGGTGAGTCCGGTCGAGGTCGTGACTTATCAAGATTACAGAAAGAAACTGAAGACCAATCAGACGCCAGCTTCTAACAAAACACCCGTGAGTCAGAGACTTTAGCTTTTCTCCAGGTTCTTCATTATAAATGTACAGATGAGGCTAAAAAACATAGAATTAGAACTTTAGTTTTCcagttgatgtttttaaaagcttcttgtcatcactcactcattccacgttccctctcctctcgtcttcgCTGCTGTTCTCACTTCAAGGCTCCTCAGATCCCGGAGAAGACTCAAAGCGACCCGATGGAAGAAATCAGTTTAGAAAAGGTACAATTTGACTCTTTAGGTTAAATGTTAAGTGTGAAATCTATTTCAAGAACGAGCAGGAGCTAATTTAAGTTAACATGTTTATTAATAAACAGTTTTTGTGACTGTGCACATCAGGCTCGGCTGGAGGTCCACCGCTTCGGAATCACCGGATAtaagaaggagcagcagcgtGTCTTTGAGAAGGACAGAGCCATCATGCTCGGAGCCCGAGTAAGGACCCTTCATTACTCTTACCCTGGAGTTCTGTCCTCAGTATCAGAACTGTCTGAGTGACAGTTTGATTTACTGTGTCTCATTCAGCCTCCTAAGAAAGACTACGTCAACTACAAGCTGATGCAGCGACAGATtcaagagaagaagcagaaagcCAAAGAGGACGTTCAGCCGGTAAGACGTGAAAGTGTGTGAATCAAACAGAGGCGTCACTGTTATTAAGGGTCTGGACCAAATAACAGAAACACCAGGTTCAAGTCAAAACTGtagtgattattattatgatcatttaaattctgaccgtgtgtctctgtcttgtAGTCTGActtgaagaaaaagaagaagataaataATCAGAGGTGAGTGAATGAAGTGAATCTGttctttataataaaataacataactGTCATTGTCCAAGTTGGTTTGAACAGGGATACTTCAGAATCTGAACCTTGTGTGTCGCTGCTCTCTCGTCCCCAGGGACAGGAAGAAGGCGTCGTCCGGCTCGGGCGCCGGCCCCTCGGGTCAGGTGGGGCGCTTTAAGGACGGGCTGCTGGTCCTGAGCTCCAAGGAGATCCAGACAATTAAAGGCAACAAGAGAAGCAAATAGGTTTGTTCTTGTGCTTCTGCTGAGAAACTGAAGCAcaaggatgaagaggaaatggACGAGGGCTGCTCCTGATGTGACCCGTGAGGTTGATTCCCTGACGTGTCGCTGGTCTGCGGTGGAAACATGGCGACGGCCCGACTGGCGACCGACCACTGAGTCAGAAATCCAATCTACAGATTGCCCCTGAAACGGAGCCTGAGCGTTCCTGGGTGGGGCAGCACGATAATGCACGAGACCGGAGACTCTGTTGAATCATATTCcatcacaatttatttattttttgtttttataaatgaccacaaaaagaaaaagaaagacatttgcgtcttgctgtttttttaaacgATGCATTTCTCATATACAAACCATGTCAGTCttacaaaacatttatattggcaggaggagagggacactATGGAGGGAAATAGTCAAATTAGAAATGTACACACATGTTGAGTCCATGAAGTAAGACGCACATAAACCCTTTGCCCATGAGAAAGAGGAAGGCTCCTGCCGGTGCAGCAGAATCTCCGTTATTCTAGATGTAAACATTGAAGTCTTCAATAAGACACAATAAAGACTTATGGCGACAAACGGAACCTGCGATCTGACCGTGTGCGTCTGGGTGAGGTCACAACTTCTCACACCGATTctctaaaagcagctttttgCATGTGGACATTTCACCGGAAAGGAGTGTGAGGAAATCTGAAGTTTATCTGCAGCACGCTTGATTTTCCAGGAGGTTTTTTGCAGCCAGCATCATacaaacagtaaaaataaatatgtaattcAGTATATTTACATACTCAAGCGtagatatattttttcttctgaCGTGTTCAAGGTAAATAAACAATGGTGACATGCTGTATTGTCCCAGCACCACATGTAGAGGTCAAATATGTCAcattcatggggggggggggggggggggggtaaagggaCATGCCGTTAAATTGTgaatcattttaaatatgtggTCTTCGTCTGTTTAATATAAATTTCAGAAACTCTGACttcctgaagctgcagcattATGGCTCAGTATAAAGTTTGATTTTCACCAGtctaaggagagagagagagatcaccCAGATTTCATGATTGATGTCACACTTTGCTCGTGGGCTCTAGCATCTATTCCTGGTCACAGGGAAGTGAACCTCAGGGCGGGTTTCTCCtctgatggaggggggggcactGGCTGTTGTGGAGCAGAACAACCAGGAAGCCTCACATGATGCAAATGCAGCCCTTAGGTGGTAACTGGCAGTCTGTCACATGTCAGGAAGAAATAAAATCCCCTTTGGCAGAAAGTTGGATGTGATTTCTGTGTCGGGAGGAAACTGTTTCAAATCCTCGATGAAAACCTAAGCAGGCATTGGATCTACTGGGAATAGGAAATATGGTTAATATATGGACTGGTTTTTTGTGATGTTGCATCAGTTTCTGTTAAATTTACACAAAGTCAATCAGCGTCATACTTAGGGCATTGATTACGGACACTTGATTATATTTCCCATTCATTTTACTGCAGCATCTGGTGCAAAAACACTAGCTGCGTATTTAAAATGATGTAAATGTCACAGATGTAACATTCTACATAACTAAATTAGAGGCTcagtcattatttttaaatagaaGAACCCTCAAATGGTTAGAAAAAGCACAGAATGTACAGATATTCCCAGTTTGCTACTCCAGAAGTTTACTAATcaataaattactttaaaatagGTGTTGTATTGAAAATAGACATCATCGGTTCCTTTGAGAAAAACCTTTTGTAGTCTACTGTTGcactgtttctctcttcagtcACATGGTTTATTGGAATTCTAAAGATTAAAAAGGTcttaaaagataaataacaaTAGTTTACGACATCAACTGTTACAAGGCAAATGCTATGTAATGTCCCTGATTGCATGTTTGAAGGTTACGGTACAAAATGGAGCAGATATTCTGATTAACtcgaaagttaaaataaatcctAGTTGAGTAAAATGGAACAAGATAATGAAAGATGAGAGAAACACATGAACACTGTTGTTGGCGTGGTTTGAACAGCAGGGGGCGCGCTGTCGCAGCAGTTGGCTTGAACGTCACTCGTTGCAAAGACAATAATAATGTTCAGTATTTACAGTACAGCTTCAGATATTCTTGTAAACTTGTTCGATGCTTAATCCATGCTTCATATTACACGTCGTTGTCATAACTCAGTATTTACAGTTGGaggattctcacacacacacacacacacattatataaatatttaaatatcgtCATAAAATTCAGggttaaataattgttttaatttaaaaatgaaccTTTCCTCTGCTGCATCCGGATAAATGATCACATCCAGGGGTACCCATGTCAAAGTGATGTAATAGCATTAGTCACAGTGGTTTGGTTGGATTTCAAAGCTCCTCACGTTCTCAGCTTCACGTCCACAGATGTGAAATGAGTCTGAAGCTCGACAGAGAGACTCACAGATGAGCACAGAATTAAATCACAATGAGACAACCAcgtttttctctttctacacTTTCTGATCTGCAACTTTTTTGTGTTGGCCTTGAACGACtgaaaaaggaataaaacagTGTTGAGCTTATTTCCATCTCATTTCAGCAGCTTCTGACTTTTAAgtgtcaaagtgaaaaacaacatataatCAGGTTCTGAGTGTGACGAGTCAGGGAAGAGCTGAAGGGAATCTTCaggtcaataataataattataattataataataattgattttCGAAGCAGCACAACTAAAGatctcaaattaaaatgtcacagaaaaCCTTGTTAGTTTAATCCTAGCAAAACCAAAAGAAAGGTATTCATCTTCTGTAACTATCAGCAAGAAAGCAAATTGTATGAATTCTCTGAATATTAAATTCTATTTGGCCACTTTCACTTTCTCAAGATTATTCGTTTTTTAATTCCACCACTTGATGCAGATGAATATTTAGTGCAGCTGGTAAATCAGTCCACAAGAAACTCTGATGcaaccaattaaaaccaaaatgaaTTTAAGATAAAAGATTTTGATGTTTCCTAATGGCCCCTCCCAGGCTCTATTGATCTGTTATACAGCTActgaggaaatgaaatgaatcttCCCAGCTTCACCTCACTGAGTTCTTAATGTCTGTCGTGTTCCTGCCCACAGGTAACAAATCACCTCTCTATTAAACTCCAACCAATTACGAGAAGCAGAACACAGGAGCTGAAAAAATGAGCGTGAACGACCCACAATGCAACTGTAACTCAGGGAGGTGGCCCTGTTTGAACTCGCAGGCT
This genomic window from Platichthys flesus chromosome 18, fPlaFle2.1, whole genome shotgun sequence contains:
- the c18h1orf131 gene encoding uncharacterized protein C1orf131 homolog isoform X4; translated protein: MNSKSNGEKDEDQLFLEQLLDKFYEFDDGPASKKKLKKKKKRNRPEEEEEEEEDQLTAVKDVCVDTKDEQATNTVAEQQQQQQQPQTGAAVRQVSPVEVVTYQDYRKKLKTNQTPASNKTPIPEKTQSDPMEEISLEKARLEVHRFGITGYKKEQQRVFEKDRAIMLGARPPKKDYVNYKLMQRQIQEKKQKAKEDVQPSDLKKKKKINNQRDRKKASSGSGAGPSGQVGRFKDGLLVLSSKEIQTIKGNKRSK
- the c18h1orf131 gene encoding uncharacterized protein C1orf131 homolog isoform X2: MNSKSNGEKDEDQLFLEQLLDKFYEFDDGPASKKKLKKKKKRNRPEEEEEEEEDQLTAVKDVCVDTKDEQATNTVAEQQQQQQQPQTGAAVRQVSPVEVVTYQDYRKKLKTNQTPASNKTPAPQIPEKTQSDPMEEISLEKARLEVHRFGITGYKKEQQRVFEKDRAIMLGARPPKKDYVNYKLMQRQIQEKKQKAKEDVQPSDLKKKKKINNQRDRKKASSGSGAGPSGQVGRFKDGLLVLSSKEIQTIKGNKRSK
- the c18h1orf131 gene encoding uncharacterized protein C1orf131 homolog isoform X3; this translates as MNSKSNGEKDEDQLFLEQLLDKFYEFDDGPASKKKLKKKKKRNRPEEEEEEEEDQLTAVKDVCVDTKDEQATNTVAEQQQQQQQPQTAGAAVRQVSPVEVVTYQDYRKKLKTNQTPASNKTPIPEKTQSDPMEEISLEKARLEVHRFGITGYKKEQQRVFEKDRAIMLGARPPKKDYVNYKLMQRQIQEKKQKAKEDVQPSDLKKKKKINNQRDRKKASSGSGAGPSGQVGRFKDGLLVLSSKEIQTIKGNKRSK
- the c18h1orf131 gene encoding uncharacterized protein C1orf131 homolog isoform X1, whose product is MNSKSNGEKDEDQLFLEQLLDKFYEFDDGPASKKKLKKKKKRNRPEEEEEEEEDQLTAVKDVCVDTKDEQATNTVAEQQQQQQQPQTAGAAVRQVSPVEVVTYQDYRKKLKTNQTPASNKTPAPQIPEKTQSDPMEEISLEKARLEVHRFGITGYKKEQQRVFEKDRAIMLGARPPKKDYVNYKLMQRQIQEKKQKAKEDVQPSDLKKKKKINNQRDRKKASSGSGAGPSGQVGRFKDGLLVLSSKEIQTIKGNKRSK